In Carassius gibelio isolate Cgi1373 ecotype wild population from Czech Republic chromosome B2, carGib1.2-hapl.c, whole genome shotgun sequence, a single genomic region encodes these proteins:
- the LOC127951280 gene encoding cyclin-L1 isoform X3, with protein MSLGVLSPHINTPPNSQGILIGDKVYSEVFLAIDSSLVPEETLSTTPSMLDGLGHETETDLRILGCELIQAAGILLRLPQVAMATGQVLFQRFFYSKSFIKHSFEIVAMACVNLASKIEESPRRVRDVINVFHHLNQGKGKKSTPLVLDQNYINTKNQLIKAERRVLKELGFCVHVKHPHKIIVMYLQVLECEKNQMLVQTAWVAHGGKCHRKHPNSSGTRPRSPSHLIGWPFRDCQPIQRELSAEVL; from the exons ATGTCTCTGGGTGTTTTATCTCCTCATATAAACACTCCACCGAACAGCCAAGGCATACTTATCGGCGATAAAGTGTATTCGGAGGTGTTTCTGGCCATCGATAGCTCGTTAGTACCCGAGGAGACGCTCTCCACGACCCCGTCCATGCTGGATGGCCTCGGTCATGAGACTGAGACAGACCTAAGGATCCTGGGCTGCGAGCTCATCCAGGCCGCCGGGATTCTTCTACGTCTGCCACAG GTGGCAATGGCGACCGGACAAGTCCTTTTTCAACGATTCTTTTACTCGAAGTCCTTCATCAAGCACAGCTTTGAG ATTGTTGCCATGGCCTGCGTCAACTTGGCCTCAAAGATCGAGGAATCGCCGAGAAGAGTGAGGGATGTGATCAATGTTTTCCATCACTTAAATCAAGGAAAGGGCAAAAA GAGCACCCCTCTTGTCCTTGATCAAAACTACATTAACACCAAGAACCAACTGATCAAAGCGGAGCGCCGTGTCCTCAAGGAACTGGGCTTCTGTGTTCATGTCAAACATCCACACAAG ATTATAGTCATGTACCTACAAGTTCTTGAATGTGAGAAGAATCAGATGCTGGTTCAAACAGCATG GGTAGCCCATGGTGGTAAGTGTCACAGAAAACACCCGAACTCCTCAGGCACAAGACCCAGGAGCCCCTCGCACCTCATTGGCTGGCCTTTTCGAGACTGCCAGCCAATCCAGCGAGAGCTCTCAGCGGAGGTTCTCTGA
- the LOC127951280 gene encoding cyclin-L1 isoform X4 produces MSLGVLSPHINTPPNSQGILIGDKVYSEVFLAIDSSLVPEETLSTTPSMLDGLGHETETDLRILGCELIQAAGILLRLPQVAMATGQVLFQRFFYSKSFIKHSFEIVAMACVNLASKIEESPRRVRDVINVFHHLNQGKGKKSTPLVLDQNYINTKNQLIKAERRVLKELGFCVHVKHPHKIIVMYLQVLECEKNQMLVQTAWVAHGGII; encoded by the exons ATGTCTCTGGGTGTTTTATCTCCTCATATAAACACTCCACCGAACAGCCAAGGCATACTTATCGGCGATAAAGTGTATTCGGAGGTGTTTCTGGCCATCGATAGCTCGTTAGTACCCGAGGAGACGCTCTCCACGACCCCGTCCATGCTGGATGGCCTCGGTCATGAGACTGAGACAGACCTAAGGATCCTGGGCTGCGAGCTCATCCAGGCCGCCGGGATTCTTCTACGTCTGCCACAG GTGGCAATGGCGACCGGACAAGTCCTTTTTCAACGATTCTTTTACTCGAAGTCCTTCATCAAGCACAGCTTTGAG ATTGTTGCCATGGCCTGCGTCAACTTGGCCTCAAAGATCGAGGAATCGCCGAGAAGAGTGAGGGATGTGATCAATGTTTTCCATCACTTAAATCAAGGAAAGGGCAAAAA GAGCACCCCTCTTGTCCTTGATCAAAACTACATTAACACCAAGAACCAACTGATCAAAGCGGAGCGCCGTGTCCTCAAGGAACTGGGCTTCTGTGTTCATGTCAAACATCCACACAAG ATTATAGTCATGTACCTACAAGTTCTTGAATGTGAGAAGAATCAGATGCTGGTTCAAACAGCATG GGTAGCCCATGGTG
- the LOC127951282 gene encoding pentraxin-related protein PTX3-like, whose product MQGQTNIHTSLNIRMCAPGALLALCLPCFLSGNVFGYEYGEDYSDSYYNEISNGERLQTGATQIPCPPQDLSRWDKLFVMLEDSQMKQDMLLNQNEDMVKTEMDSIRKELHKLNNNKVCLQASENTCKCISEQMNGNLNQAMEQLREAADTYQAQNNETLLQLIQFSRNQATRLTKLESSSLLGAGLGQVAMKSFSTYQKEQEAINADGGKLERALMATVADLQRVHAQLALFQRTTAHRFLPSGCEMALLFPMRSKHIFAEVIPSMSMSVQSFTICLWAKVTQTLNKTVLFSYGTKKNPQELQLLLARHSVLLTVGGETHLVEAHNVVTDGQWGHFCAAWSSEQGLAALWANGENVARVPGVAEGHVLPINGFILLGQERSRSGVYRDLDSSVAFTGKMTGVNMWDHVLDAGRIKEFANQDGSCDSRGNVIGWGVSEIIPHGGSQYIN is encoded by the exons ATGCAGGGGCAGACTAACATACACACCAGCCTTAACATCAGAATGTGTGCGCCCGGGGCCCTGCTGGCCCTCTGCCTGCCCTGCTTTTTGAGTGGGAATGTGTTTGGTTATGAATATGGAGAGGATTACTCTGATTCCTACTATAATGAAATCTCCAATGGTGAGCGCCTGCAAA CAGGAGCAACACAAATTCCCTGTCCGCCTCAAGACCTTTCACGCTGGGACAAACTTTTTGTCATGCTGGAGGACTCTCAAATGAAGCAAGACATGCTCTTGAATCAGAATGAAGACATGGTTAAGACGGAGATGGACTCCATTCGTAAGGAGCTCCATAAGCTTAACAACAACAAAGTGTGCCTCCAGGCCTCAGAAAACACCTGTAAATGTATAAGTGAACAGATGAACGGCAATTTGAACCAAGCCATGGAGCAGCTCAGAGAGGCTGCAGACACTTATCAAGCCCAAAACAACGAGACGCTGCTGCAGCTCATTCAGTTCAGCAGGAACCAGGCCACCCGTCTCACCAAACTGGAGAGCAGCTCACTGCTGGGAGCAGGTCTGGGGCAAGTGGCCATGAAGTCTTTCTCCACTTATCAAAAGGAACAAGAAGCAATCAATGCAGATGGCGGAAAGCTGGAGAGAGCGCTTATGGCCACCGTTGCGGATCTCCAAAGGGTACATGCCCAGCTGGCCCTTTTCCAACGAACAACAGCACATCGGTTTCTGCCCTCAG GCTGTGAAATGGCTTTATTATTCCCAATGCGCTCCAAACACATCTTCGCAGAAGTAATACCCTCCATGTCCATGTCCGTACAATCATTCACCATCTGTCTGTGGGCCAAAGTGACTCAGACTCTGAATAAAACAGTGCTTTTCTCTTACGGAACCAAGAAAAACCCTCAAGAGCTCCAGCTTCTTTTGGCAAGACACTCAGTGCTCCTCACGGTAGGCGGTGAGACCCATCTAGTGGAAGCTCACAACGTAGTAACAGATGGGCAGTGGGGACACTTCTGTGCAGCTTGGAGCTCAGAGCAAGGGCTGGCCGCTTTGTGGGCGAATGGAGAGAATGTTGCCAGAGTGCCTGGAGTAGCAGAAGGGCACGTTTTGCCCATTAATGGGTTCATTCTGCTCGGACAGGAGCGCAGCCGCTCGGGTGTCTACAGAGATCTGGACTCATCAGTTGCATTCACAGGAAAAATGACAGGGGTGAACATGTGGGACCATGTGCTGGACGCAGGGAGGATTAAAGAGTTCGCCAATCAAGACGGATCCTGTGATAGCCGTGGGAATGTGATTGGATGGGGcgtttcagaaatcattccacaTGGTGGCTCTCAGTATATCAACTGA